The genomic stretch CGACGTAGATGACAACCGTGATGTTGACTACACAACGTTAGGTTTCTACTACCTGTTGGATGGTTGGCAGGCTGCTCTAAGGTCGTCCTACACGTGGGCTAACGAGCGACACGGTGAGGAAGTTGACAACGACCTGTTTGTGACGGAATTCCAGCTTCTATTCTAAGGGGGAGGCTCCCCCTTTAAAATTCAAACAGTTCGTCATCGTCAAAGGAAAAGTCCCCAAGGTCCGTAAAAGGTTCCTCATCGGAAAAGGAGGGTACGGCCTCCTCAGAGCTCTCAGGAAGAGAGGTTTCAACCTTAACTGCTTCAGGTTCCTCGTTTTCAAATCTTGTCAAGTCCTTTATAAAGGCGAGTCTGACAGTTCCTATAGGACCATTCCTCTGCTTAGCAATTATTATCTCGGCAATTCCCTGTTCCTCTGGGTCGGGGTTCTTCTTGTAAACTTCCGGCCTGTGAATAAAGAGGACTATGTCTGCATCCTGCTCCAAACTTCCACTCTCCCTTAGGTCTGAAAGCTGAGGCCTTTTGTCTGCCCTGTGCTCGACCTGACGGGAGAGCTGGGAAAGGGCAATTACAGGAACGTTTAACTCCTTTGCAAGTCCCTTCAAGGAGCGGGATATTTCTGAAACCTCCTGTTGGCGACTCTCGGTTCTCTTAACTCCCTTCATCAGCTGAAGGTAGTCAACTATTATGAGGTCTAATCCCTTCTCTGCTAAGAGCCTCCTTGCCTTTGCCCTCATTTCAAGGATTGATATTCCCGGAGTATCGTCTATAAAAATGGGAGCCTGTGAAATTTTATCCGCAGACTTCAGGAGGAGGTCAATCTCCTGTGGCTTTAGGAAACCGCTCCTTATCTTGTGAAGGGGAATCTTGGCATCCTGAGCCATGAGCCTTGTTATAAGCTGCTCCTTCGACATTTCTAAGGAGAAAAATGCAACGGTTTTCCCCTCCCTTACGGCAACGTTGTAGGCGATGGAGAGGGCAAACGCCGTCTTTCCCATAGAGGGGCGGGCAGCTAAAATTATGAGGTCTGACTGCTGCAGTCCAGAAGTCATCTGGTCTAACTGGAAAAAGCCCGTCGGGAGTCCCGTGACTACTTCCCTTCTACTTGCGAGTTCCTCTATCTGGCTGATTATCTCAGGTATTACATCACCCACGTGAACTAAGGAGTTTGTAACCCTGTCCTCAGAAAGGGAGAAGACCTCCTTCTCAAGTGTTTCTATGAGAAGCTCCGGGTCAGGGGTCTCCTCAACGAGTTCGTTTATTCTCTTTCCGACTCTGACAATCCTACGAAGGAGGGATTTATCCTTAACAATTTTGCACGCTGACTCAAACTTTTCATAGTTCTCAAGGGCATACTCAATCAGGAGAAGGAGGTAGTTTTCCCCTCCTACCTTTTCAAGCAGACCCCTCTTTTCAAGTTCGTCCTTAAATGAAATCTCGTTGAGTTGTGATTCAGTGTAACCCTCCGCAATTAGGTCTCTTACGAACCTAAAGAGATTTCGGTGCTCCTCCTTGAAAAAGTCCTCAGGGTTAAGTAGCTCAACCCCTCTAAATGAATACGAGGGTTGAACAATCATCGTTCCTAAAACCGAGTACTCAGCTTCAAGGTCGAAGAGTTTGCTCACTCAAGTCCTCCCTCTGCCAGTTCAACTGCTCTAAATAGGGCCCTGGCCTTGTTCAACGTCTCCTTTGCCTCAAGTTCTGGAACTGAATCTGCAACGATTCCAGCTCCGGCCTGAACGTAAACCTTGTTCCTCCTAACAACGGCAGTCCTTATTGCAATTGCAGTGTCCATATTTCCATCAAACGAGAAGTAGCCAACTGCCCCTGCATAAACTCCCCTCTCTGAGGGTTCTATCTCATCAATTATTTCCATTGCCCTCACCTTTGGAGCTCCAGAAACAGTTCCGGCGGGAAAACAGGCCTTCAAAACATCAAAGGCATCCCTATCCTTCATCAACTTTCCTACTACGTTTGAAACTATGTGCATGACGTGTGAGTACCTCTCAATCACCATAAGGTCTGTGACCTTAACGCTTCCCGTCTCCGCTACCCTTCCAACGTCGTTCCTTGCAAGGTCAACCAACATTATGTGTTCTGCCCTCTCCTTTTCGTCTGAAAGGAGCTCCTTCTCTAACTCCTTATCCTCCTGAGGAGTTCTTCCCCTTCTCCTCGTTCCGGCTATTGGCCTCGTTTCAATCGTTTTGTCCTCAACTCTAACCAAAACCTCGGGAGAGGCTCCAACAATCTGAAAGTTGCTGTAGTCCAAATAGTACATGTAGGGAGAAGGGTTAATGTGGCGGAGAGCTCTGTAAAGGCTTAAAGGGTCGGCGTAAAAGGGCTTTTCAAACCTCCTTGAGAGGACAACCTGGATTATATCGCCGTTCCTTATGTACTCCTTAGCCCTTTTTACCATCGTCTTAAATTCCTCGTCTGAAACGTTCACTTTCCAGTCTGAGGTGGATTTTACAGGCTCAGTTTTTGGAAACTCCTGAGGTTTCTTTAAACTCCTCTCGATGGCTTCCAACTTCGAAAGAGCTCTCCTGTACTCGTTTTCAACCTCACCCTTTTCCGTGAAAACGAAAGAAACGGCAGTTATGAGGTGGTTTACGTTGTCAAATATGAGGAGGGCCTCCGGCAGAGTAAATATCATATCGTAAAGGTAGGAGTCCTCCTTATCGCTTCTAACGTTAACCCTTGGTTCAAAGAACTTTACAGCATCGTAGGCCAGGTAGCCGAAGAAACCACCCCAAAGCTTTGGAAGGTTCTCGGTTTTGTAGGTTTTAATGGAGTTGAACACGCCTCTAAGGAGCTCCAAGGGGTCCTCATGTTTAACAACTTCTATTCTTCCGAGCCTGTTAATTTCTCCAAACTTTCCCTTGCTCTTAACGGTAATGTAGTTTCCCAAACCGATTATCGAGAATCGCCCCCACTTCTCTCCACCCTCAACGCTTTCAAGGAGCATAAAGGCACCTAATCTTTTCAACTTTAAAAAGGCAGATAGGGGTGTTTCAAGGTCAGCCAAGAAACTCTTTGAAATAGGGAATAAATTAAATCCCTCTTTAGAAAGTTCTTCAATCTCTTTAACTTCCAACATACAGCTTCTCCAATTTGAGATTTGTAAAAGGAACTTATACCATTTTCATTACTATATTACTCAAGAACAAAATCTCGGAGTAAGTGTGAAGGTAAGTGAGTTTGATTACGAACTTCCAAAAGAGCTAATTGCGAAGTTTCCCGCAGAGCCGAGGGACTCTTCAAGATTAATGGTTCTCCACAGAAAAACAGGAGAAATTAAGCACAGGGTATTTAGGGATATTATAAACTACCTTGAAGAGGG from Balnearium lithotrophicum encodes the following:
- the dnaB gene encoding replicative DNA helicase; translated protein: MSKLFDLEAEYSVLGTMIVQPSYSFRGVELLNPEDFFKEEHRNLFRFVRDLIAEGYTESQLNEISFKDELEKRGLLEKVGGENYLLLLIEYALENYEKFESACKIVKDKSLLRRIVRVGKRINELVEETPDPELLIETLEKEVFSLSEDRVTNSLVHVGDVIPEIISQIEELASRREVVTGLPTGFFQLDQMTSGLQQSDLIILAARPSMGKTAFALSIAYNVAVREGKTVAFFSLEMSKEQLITRLMAQDAKIPLHKIRSGFLKPQEIDLLLKSADKISQAPIFIDDTPGISILEMRAKARRLLAEKGLDLIIVDYLQLMKGVKRTESRQQEVSEISRSLKGLAKELNVPVIALSQLSRQVEHRADKRPQLSDLRESGSLEQDADIVLFIHRPEVYKKNPDPEEQGIAEIIIAKQRNGPIGTVRLAFIKDLTRFENEEPEAVKVETSLPESSEEAVPSFSDEEPFTDLGDFSFDDDELFEF
- the trpE gene encoding anthranilate synthase component I, whose protein sequence is MLEVKEIEELSKEGFNLFPISKSFLADLETPLSAFLKLKRLGAFMLLESVEGGEKWGRFSIIGLGNYITVKSKGKFGEINRLGRIEVVKHEDPLELLRGVFNSIKTYKTENLPKLWGGFFGYLAYDAVKFFEPRVNVRSDKEDSYLYDMIFTLPEALLIFDNVNHLITAVSFVFTEKGEVENEYRRALSKLEAIERSLKKPQEFPKTEPVKSTSDWKVNVSDEEFKTMVKRAKEYIRNGDIIQVVLSRRFEKPFYADPLSLYRALRHINPSPYMYYLDYSNFQIVGASPEVLVRVEDKTIETRPIAGTRRRGRTPQEDKELEKELLSDEKERAEHIMLVDLARNDVGRVAETGSVKVTDLMVIERYSHVMHIVSNVVGKLMKDRDAFDVLKACFPAGTVSGAPKVRAMEIIDEIEPSERGVYAGAVGYFSFDGNMDTAIAIRTAVVRRNKVYVQAGAGIVADSVPELEAKETLNKARALFRAVELAEGGLE